ACCGTCTTGCGGGATCTGCGTCGGTTATTGGCGCACCTGCCTTGCGTGATCGGTTGCATCATGTCGAAAGTCTTCTGGTTGCAGAAGAATTGGCAGATGCGACTGATGCCTTGAAGGACGTGACCGAGATCTGGTCTGTAACCAAAGACGCTTTGCGGGACATGCTGGATTTGGACGGTGTCAGCTAGGTAAAGGCGATTTGCGTCTTCATGGCTTGGCTGCGATCTGATGCAATTTCAAAGCCTTTTACGGCGTCATCAAGCGATACTGTGTGGGTGATCAGTGGTTTCACGTCGATTAATCCTTTTTGCATCAGCCTGACCCCCGCGTGGAATTCTTCGTGAAAGCGGAAAGACCCTTTTAACATCAGTTCCTTGGCCGTGATCGCCATCATCGGCAGGGTCATATCGCCACTGAGACCAAGCTGCATAATGGTCCCGCCAGGTCGCATTGCGTAGATACCCGCCGCCAAGGCAGGGGCCGCGCCAGAGCATTCGTAAAGCACATCGAATGTGCCCTTGTCCGCGCTGAACCGATCCAGACCATTGGGCGTGGTGCCTGTATTGATGACTTCATCAGCACCAGCCTGTTGGGCCATTTGCAGTGTGAAATCGGACAGGTCTGTTGCGACGATGTGGTCGGCGCCGGCCCGTCTGGCACAAAGGATCGACAGGATACCAATCGGGCCGCATCCCGTTACCAGAACAGATTTGCCGACCATGCCGCCAGCGCGGCGCGTGGCGTGCAAACAGACGGCGAGCGGTTCAGCCATTGCCGCCTCTGCGGGCGTCAAACCGTCTGCGACGGCGCATTGTGCGGGATCGACGTTCAACACCTGCCGGAATGCGCCTTGGATATGCGGGAATGGCATCGCGGAGCCGTAAAACCGCATATTCAGGCATTGGTTTTGACTGCCTTCCAGACAGAATTTGCATGATTGGCACGGACGGGACGGGGACACGGCCACCAGTTGACCAATGTCCAGACCTGTGACGCCAGCGCCCAATGCTGTGACGTGACCGGAGA
The Rhodobacteraceae bacterium S2214 genome window above contains:
- a CDS encoding L-idonate 5-dehydrogenase — encoded protein: MKSIVIHAPKDLRIHEAEITPPAAGEVQITMAAGGICGSDLHYYHHGGFGTIKLREPMVLGHEVSGHVTALGAGVTGLDIGQLVAVSPSRPCQSCKFCLEGSQNQCLNMRFYGSAMPFPHIQGAFRQVLNVDPAQCAVADGLTPAEAAMAEPLAVCLHATRRAGGMVGKSVLVTGCGPIGILSILCARRAGADHIVATDLSDFTLQMAQQAGADEVINTGTTPNGLDRFSADKGTFDVLYECSGAAPALAAGIYAMRPGGTIMQLGLSGDMTLPMMAITAKELMLKGSFRFHEEFHAGVRLMQKGLIDVKPLITHTVSLDDAVKGFEIASDRSQAMKTQIAFT